One genomic region from Jilunia laotingensis encodes:
- a CDS encoding GmrSD restriction endonuclease domain-containing protein: MRFPIQQVPQANDLANVILTIEAISNGYESDIQIGDYVGFSDRQGRYYRLAGELLGLLITEKKKNKSILTPLGIELIELDKEHRKIKIKTIIEQNPFFTLILEFIKSKTGTSRVSIVNYIKTIVDGSESTIVRRASTVVNWLLSAELIYIDDDNEEEENLFYYNEVVDEEGISEDEKELNYSSYIIEEELDIKEIHIQVIALLRKNAQNKIIIPAFQRNKVWTKQQMSKFIESLVLNIPIPPIYVTQDQNGSFIVIDGLQRISAIVDFFQNRYTLVGMSVLKEYNGFSCEQLPSHITTRIEDRALLLYALKSTIPLPIIYDIFHRINSNGTQLTRQEVRNGIYLGKSTDLLKELAESKEFKTVIGDGISSLRMKDREAVLRYLAFALFDYNSDYQGNLDEFLGKTMRYINRASDQEIIKIKNDFIRTMKYANDFFGKNAFRLPTHISRGRVNIAIFETICVFFNKNNDNFLVNSKKNIMRNYMYLIKDKEYVSSVSSSTGSIKNVKTRFEKTFKILKS; encoded by the coding sequence ATGAGATTCCCAATACAACAAGTTCCGCAAGCTAATGATCTAGCAAATGTGATATTGACTATTGAAGCTATATCAAATGGATATGAATCCGATATCCAGATTGGAGACTATGTCGGTTTTAGTGACAGGCAGGGACGTTATTATAGGTTAGCTGGAGAATTATTAGGATTATTAATCACAGAGAAAAAGAAAAACAAGTCCATTCTGACACCATTAGGAATAGAACTCATAGAATTAGATAAAGAACATAGAAAAATAAAAATAAAGACAATAATTGAGCAAAATCCATTTTTTACTCTAATTTTGGAGTTTATTAAATCAAAAACAGGAACAAGTAGAGTATCTATAGTCAACTATATTAAAACGATTGTTGATGGTTCTGAAAGTACAATTGTAAGGAGAGCAAGTACAGTTGTAAATTGGCTTCTATCGGCAGAGCTTATATATATAGATGATGATAATGAAGAGGAAGAAAATTTATTCTATTATAACGAAGTAGTTGACGAGGAAGGGATTAGTGAAGACGAAAAAGAATTAAATTATTCTTCATATATTATCGAAGAAGAATTAGACATTAAGGAAATACACATTCAAGTAATTGCTCTTTTGAGAAAAAATGCACAAAATAAGATTATCATACCTGCTTTTCAAAGAAATAAGGTATGGACAAAACAGCAAATGAGTAAATTTATTGAATCATTAGTATTAAATATTCCTATTCCTCCAATTTATGTAACTCAGGATCAAAATGGCTCATTTATTGTAATTGATGGATTACAAAGGATATCAGCCATTGTAGATTTCTTTCAAAACAGATATACCTTAGTAGGAATGAGCGTTTTAAAAGAATATAATGGTTTCTCTTGTGAACAACTACCTTCTCACATTACCACTAGAATTGAGGATAGAGCACTTCTTTTATATGCTTTAAAATCCACAATTCCATTACCAATTATTTATGATATTTTTCATAGGATCAATTCGAATGGAACCCAATTAACAAGACAAGAAGTTAGAAATGGCATCTACTTAGGCAAATCAACTGATTTATTAAAAGAATTAGCTGAATCAAAAGAATTTAAAACAGTAATAGGCGATGGAATTTCTTCTTTACGCATGAAAGATAGAGAAGCTGTTTTAAGATATTTGGCTTTTGCTCTATTTGATTACAATTCTGACTATCAGGGAAATTTGGATGAATTCCTTGGTAAAACAATGAGATATATAAATCGAGCTAGCGATCAGGAAATTATAAAGATAAAAAACGATTTTATTCGTACAATGAAATACGCAAATGATTTCTTTGGGAAAAATGCTTTTAGATTACCAACGCATATTAGTAGAGGAAGAGTAAACATTGCAATTTTTGAAACTATATGTGTGTTTTTTAATAAAAACAATGACAACTTTCTCGTTAATAGCAAGAAAAACATAATGCGAAATTATATGTATTTGATTAAAGATAAAGAATATGTTTCGTCTGTCAGTAGTTCGACAGGTTCTATTAAAAATGTAAAAACAAGATTTGAAAAAACCTTTAAAATATTAAAATCATGA
- a CDS encoding AAA family ATPase, giving the protein MIRTIGISNFKLFKDKTNVPLSNLNLLTGVNGKGKSSVLQILLLLNQSINYSRSTNNIILNGNNVRLGNLFDVKNRLISSKEPINISFILDNYVINYQLEQYGETDIDLKISSISITINEKLTYIISKIIDDDLYKIFKNNEDVFPNITFSLDNLFIPESTLRIIDESYLIEIRNLLNFSNIHYVSADRIGPQNFYERKSLGNFVSVGSLGENTVNILARKGGDPVQPELKKVYMDLFSPTEDELTSDTIESYANYWLDKIFEGAEIKTEVMSDIDIIKFSIKPSKKDVFYKPTNVGYGFSYSLPILVAGLIAKKGDILIIENPEAHLHPYAQSILSKFLAGVSRVGVQVLVESHSEHILDGFRIIVHDKIIDLNEINILYFDKNDETYFHKIDIKDDGDIENWPTNFFDQSTNDLNYLYGI; this is encoded by the coding sequence ATGATACGCACTATTGGCATAAGTAATTTTAAATTGTTTAAAGATAAAACCAATGTCCCACTGTCTAACTTAAATCTTCTAACAGGAGTAAATGGCAAAGGAAAGTCTTCTGTCTTACAAATTCTATTGCTTCTAAATCAATCAATTAACTACAGTCGTAGTACGAATAATATTATTCTTAATGGAAATAATGTTCGACTTGGAAATCTATTTGATGTGAAAAATAGGCTTATTTCATCTAAAGAACCTATTAATATATCTTTTATTTTAGATAATTATGTTATTAATTACCAATTAGAACAATATGGGGAAACTGATATTGATTTAAAAATATCTTCAATAAGTATCACTATTAATGAAAAATTAACATACATAATATCTAAAATAATAGATGATGACCTTTACAAAATTTTCAAGAATAATGAAGATGTCTTTCCAAACATAACATTTAGTCTTGACAATCTATTCATACCAGAATCAACACTTCGTATTATTGATGAATCTTATCTAATTGAAATCAGGAACTTGTTGAATTTTTCCAATATTCATTATGTTTCTGCAGACAGAATAGGTCCTCAAAATTTTTATGAGAGAAAAAGTTTGGGTAATTTTGTTTCCGTAGGATCACTTGGGGAAAATACAGTCAATATATTGGCAAGAAAAGGAGGCGATCCCGTTCAACCTGAACTCAAAAAGGTATATATGGATCTCTTCTCTCCCACTGAAGATGAACTAACTAGTGATACAATAGAATCTTATGCAAATTATTGGTTAGATAAGATCTTTGAAGGAGCGGAAATCAAAACCGAGGTAATGTCTGATATAGACATAATAAAGTTTAGCATAAAACCATCCAAAAAAGATGTTTTCTATAAGCCAACAAATGTAGGATATGGTTTCAGTTACTCATTACCAATTTTAGTGGCCGGATTAATTGCTAAAAAAGGAGATATTTTGATTATTGAAAATCCAGAAGCTCATTTACATCCATATGCACAGTCTATTTTATCCAAATTTTTAGCAGGAGTAAGTAGAGTTGGGGTACAAGTTTTAGTAGAATCTCACAGTGAACATATATTAGATGGCTTTAGAATTATTGTGCATGATAAAATCATAGACTTGAATGAGATCAACATTCTCTATTTTGATAAGAATGATGAAACATATTTCCACAAAATAGATATCAAGGACGATGGTGATATAGAAAACTGGCCTACAAACTTTTTTGATCAATCAACAAACGATCTCAACTATCTATACGGAATATGA
- a CDS encoding outer membrane beta-barrel family protein gives MIRLNKTIILTILTIITSSFQTTILGQTISGKIIDCNQHPIDGATIVLQTIDSTYISASISNVDGTFTFKNQQEEYRLIIQHLLYETKQMLGKGNDAGVIQLQPKDYALDEVIIKTERPFAKVENGLLGYNLAVLTQKQLVNNAYEALTKIPGVQEDRGALTLAGAGKLTVILNGKPTTMDAEQLETLLRNTPVNRVEKAEVMYSAPPEYHVRGAAINVILKHPNGYSFQGEISTDYKNQYFNSGGMNGNFRLSTPKMAFDVMYGTNNVKNMEYIDLDSKHTLKDELYNITQNEQLRSKYWNHNLRTAFEYNLNNKNNINIAYTGSYTPNQYNSSRTSGNYQVSNVDKYINNQMHNITLQYHFGFGLKIGSDYTHYTSNKNQRLYADYQDGSQSSFSMIGGQKIDRYSIYADQKQSLSKGWNLGYGASYRFTKDLDFQTYDEVTGNVQTQNTYSNLKEQTINFYVSLNKNYQTGTSLSVSATGEYYTIGNYHKWAVYPQASLTYFKTPKHMFQLSLSTDKTYPSYWDMQSSVSYLNGYTELWGTPNLKPMTNYNLNGSYIFLKKYIFSLFFTHTSDYFTQAAYQSTDRLALIYKNTNWNYMHVYGANIIFPFKAGNWLESRLTLVGMQIRQRCDDFFDIPFNRKKWVFSGTLDNTLKVNKNLSFELIGNVQTPAIQGTFDIESIFNLTAGLKWNFANDKFSLTTRCNDIFNAGMPATKVRFKGQNLNMNSGFYSRAFTLHFSYRFGGYKKKEIKGIDTSRFSM, from the coding sequence ATGATACGATTGAATAAAACAATTATATTGACAATTCTTACAATTATAACAAGTAGTTTTCAAACAACTATTTTAGGACAAACAATTAGCGGTAAAATAATAGACTGCAATCAACATCCGATAGATGGTGCAACTATTGTTTTACAAACGATAGATTCTACCTATATAAGTGCATCCATATCCAATGTTGACGGAACATTCACTTTTAAGAACCAACAGGAAGAATACCGTCTGATTATACAGCATCTTTTATATGAAACGAAACAAATGTTAGGGAAGGGAAATGATGCCGGAGTTATTCAACTTCAACCTAAAGACTATGCTTTGGATGAAGTTATTATCAAGACTGAACGTCCTTTTGCGAAAGTGGAGAATGGACTTTTAGGGTATAATCTTGCCGTCCTTACCCAAAAGCAGCTCGTAAACAATGCTTATGAAGCATTGACAAAGATACCGGGAGTGCAAGAAGATAGAGGAGCATTAACTTTAGCCGGAGCAGGAAAACTAACTGTTATTCTAAACGGGAAACCTACAACGATGGATGCCGAACAACTGGAAACTCTGTTGCGCAATACTCCGGTGAACCGTGTAGAAAAAGCAGAAGTAATGTATAGTGCGCCTCCTGAATACCATGTACGAGGCGCAGCCATTAATGTTATTTTGAAGCATCCAAACGGTTACTCTTTTCAAGGAGAGATCAGCACTGATTATAAAAATCAATACTTCAATAGTGGGGGGATGAATGGAAACTTTCGTTTATCAACTCCTAAAATGGCTTTTGATGTGATGTACGGAACAAATAACGTGAAAAACATGGAATACATAGACCTTGACTCCAAACATACACTAAAAGATGAACTATATAATATCACACAAAATGAACAGTTACGTAGTAAGTATTGGAATCACAACCTTAGAACAGCCTTTGAATATAACCTCAACAACAAAAACAATATCAATATAGCATACACAGGCAGTTATACCCCCAATCAGTATAATAGTAGCCGAACATCAGGCAATTACCAAGTCAGTAATGTAGACAAGTATATCAACAATCAAATGCATAATATCACATTGCAATATCATTTTGGATTCGGGCTTAAAATAGGCAGCGACTATACTCATTATACTTCTAATAAAAATCAAAGATTATATGCAGACTATCAAGATGGAAGTCAGAGTAGTTTCTCTATGATTGGCGGACAAAAGATAGACCGCTATTCTATCTATGCAGACCAAAAGCAGTCTTTGTCCAAAGGATGGAATTTAGGTTATGGAGCATCTTACCGATTTACCAAAGACCTTGATTTCCAAACTTATGATGAGGTAACAGGGAATGTTCAAACTCAAAATACATATTCTAATCTGAAAGAGCAAACTATCAATTTCTACGTATCATTAAATAAAAACTATCAAACTGGTACATCCTTATCTGTTTCTGCTACAGGAGAATATTATACTATCGGTAACTATCACAAATGGGCAGTTTATCCACAAGCATCATTGACTTATTTTAAGACACCAAAGCATATGTTTCAACTCTCATTATCTACGGATAAAACCTATCCGAGCTATTGGGATATGCAATCTTCTGTCAGTTATCTTAATGGATATACCGAATTATGGGGAACACCGAATTTGAAGCCTATGACAAATTATAATCTGAATGGAAGTTATATCTTTTTGAAGAAATATATTTTTAGTCTGTTTTTCACGCACACATCAGATTATTTCACACAAGCAGCCTATCAATCAACCGACCGACTGGCACTAATCTATAAAAATACAAATTGGAACTATATGCATGTATATGGAGCAAATATTATATTCCCTTTTAAAGCAGGAAACTGGCTGGAATCCCGATTAACATTAGTCGGTATGCAAATACGCCAACGTTGTGATGATTTCTTCGACATTCCTTTCAATCGTAAGAAATGGGTGTTTAGCGGTACACTAGATAATACTTTAAAAGTAAATAAGAACTTGTCTTTCGAGTTAATAGGAAATGTACAGACACCCGCCATACAAGGGACATTTGATATAGAATCAATCTTCAATCTCACTGCCGGATTGAAATGGAATTTTGCAAATGACAAATTCAGCTTGACTACCCGTTGTAATGACATATTTAATGCTGGGATGCCTGCTACAAAAGTCCGCTTCAAAGGACAAAACTTGAATATGAATAGCGGATTCTATTCACGAGCATTTACTTTACATTTCAGTTATCGCTTTGGAGGATATAAAAAGAAAGAAATAAAAGGAATAGATACATCAAGATTCAGCATGTAA
- a CDS encoding lipocalin family protein, whose product MKKINHFIVVISICLSTIILTACEDHKSIVGKWIQPVPGMQNVKQGFELAEGGKASSVNIATLSYERWQQQGSLLILSGRSIGSHQSLSFSDTLDIKSLTEDSLILKRGMLVLRYARETGEQEKITENIPASFVTPAKKTLTVKGELVIGSEVRSFKQEKSTDIYWIIDKTGKLYQEYDRITKGVKNGLPVHAELQVEYMGKSKEGFAANYKGIYYVYKINSIYLNDVTIIPF is encoded by the coding sequence ATGAAAAAGATTAATCATTTTATTGTAGTTATTTCAATATGCTTGTCAACTATAATATTGACTGCTTGCGAAGATCACAAAAGCATTGTGGGAAAATGGATACAACCCGTTCCGGGAATGCAAAATGTCAAACAGGGTTTTGAACTCGCAGAAGGAGGAAAGGCATCATCTGTCAATATAGCAACATTATCTTACGAAAGGTGGCAACAACAAGGTAGTTTACTCATTCTTTCAGGCAGAAGTATAGGTAGTCACCAATCACTCTCTTTTTCAGACACGCTTGACATCAAAAGCCTGACAGAAGACAGTCTGATCTTGAAAAGAGGAATGCTTGTTCTCCGGTATGCCAGAGAAACTGGAGAGCAGGAAAAAATAACTGAAAACATTCCTGCGTCTTTTGTTACTCCAGCCAAAAAGACATTAACCGTAAAAGGGGAATTAGTAATCGGTTCAGAGGTACGTTCTTTCAAACAGGAAAAAAGCACCGATATTTATTGGATAATCGACAAAACCGGGAAACTCTATCAAGAATATGACAGAATAACAAAAGGAGTTAAGAATGGACTGCCCGTCCATGCGGAATTACAAGTTGAATATATGGGAAAATCTAAAGAAGGCTTTGCGGCAAATTACAAAGGTATATATTATGTATATAAGATCAATTCCATTTATCTGAATGATGTTACTATAATTCCTTTTTAA
- a CDS encoding EamA family transporter produces MNFFHKLIKHLNMYTTTKSITWYHIMAAVTFLGVVASMLCYIMWSVVVKKLGAVYATNYIYVIPLVTLFISAIVIDEHITIVALIGSAFILSGVYLAER; encoded by the coding sequence GTGAATTTCTTTCATAAGCTTATTAAACATTTAAATATGTATACAACAACTAAATCCATTACATGGTACCATATTATGGCAGCAGTAACTTTTTTAGGGGTGGTTGCCTCTATGCTTTGCTATATTATGTGGAGTGTTGTGGTTAAAAAATTAGGAGCTGTTTATGCTACAAATTATATTTATGTTATTCCTCTTGTAACATTGTTTATTTCAGCTATTGTAATTGATGAACATATAACTATCGTTGCATTAATAGGTTCTGCTTTCATATTAAGTGGTGTATATTTAGCGGAACGTTAA
- a CDS encoding MATE family efflux transporter — protein sequence MQGIKNLTQGSINKQLFNLAMPIMATSFIQMAYSLTDMAWVGRLGSEAVATIGSVGILTWMSGSISLLNKVGSEVSVGQSIGAQNQKDARQFASHNITIALIISICWGTLLFLLAKPIIQIYELAPHITNNAVNYLRIVSTGLPFIFLSAAFTGIYNAAGRSKVPFYISGTGLILNIILDPLFIFGFGMGTNGAAYATWISQASVFGIFVYQLRWRDALLGSFPFFTKLKKRYTYRILKLGLPVATLNTLFAFVNMFLCRTASEQGGHIGLMTFTTGGQIEAITWNTSQGFSTALSAFIAQNYAAGRVERVIRAWHTTLWMTGIFGTFCTILFIFFGNEVFAIFVPEQVAYEAGGTFLRIDGYSQLFMMLEITMQGVFYGIGRTIPPAVISITCNYMRIPLAIFFVQLGMGVEGIWWAVCLTTTAKGVILLAWFVFIRKKVLSVNKKE from the coding sequence ATGCAAGGCATCAAAAATCTGACTCAAGGGTCCATCAATAAGCAATTGTTTAACTTAGCTATGCCCATAATGGCAACCTCTTTTATACAGATGGCATACAGTTTAACAGATATGGCTTGGGTAGGACGTTTAGGAAGTGAAGCAGTAGCAACTATTGGTTCTGTAGGTATTCTCACGTGGATGTCAGGTTCTATATCCTTATTAAATAAAGTTGGATCGGAAGTAAGTGTAGGACAATCGATTGGGGCGCAAAATCAAAAAGATGCACGCCAGTTCGCCTCCCACAATATTACAATAGCACTCATTATTTCCATATGTTGGGGGACATTATTATTTTTATTAGCAAAACCCATTATTCAAATCTATGAACTGGCACCACACATCACAAATAATGCCGTAAACTATCTACGAATTGTTTCTACAGGTTTACCCTTCATTTTTCTTTCTGCGGCTTTTACTGGAATCTATAATGCTGCTGGAAGAAGCAAAGTCCCTTTTTATATCAGCGGCACAGGTTTAATACTGAATATCATACTTGATCCTCTTTTCATTTTCGGTTTTGGCATGGGAACCAATGGAGCAGCTTATGCCACCTGGATTTCCCAAGCATCTGTATTCGGAATTTTTGTATATCAACTTCGTTGGCGAGATGCATTATTAGGCAGTTTTCCTTTTTTTACCAAATTAAAAAAGAGATATACATACCGTATCCTAAAACTTGGACTACCGGTAGCCACTTTAAATACACTTTTTGCTTTCGTCAATATGTTTCTATGCCGTACCGCATCAGAACAAGGAGGACATATCGGACTAATGACATTCACCACCGGAGGACAGATTGAAGCAATCACATGGAATACTTCACAAGGATTTTCAACAGCACTAAGCGCTTTTATTGCTCAAAACTATGCCGCAGGACGTGTCGAAAGAGTAATACGTGCTTGGCATACTACTCTATGGATGACAGGAATCTTTGGAACATTCTGTACCATTTTATTCATATTTTTCGGGAATGAAGTTTTTGCTATTTTTGTGCCGGAACAAGTAGCTTATGAAGCAGGAGGAACCTTTTTACGAATTGACGGATATTCTCAATTATTCATGATGCTCGAAATCACAATGCAAGGAGTGTTCTATGGTATCGGACGAACCATTCCTCCTGCTGTCATTAGCATCACCTGCAATTACATGCGTATTCCACTCGCCATATTCTTCGTTCAGTTAGGCATGGGAGTAGAAGGAATATGGTGGGCTGTCTGTCTTACAACCACCGCCAAAGGAGTTATATTACTGGCATGGTTCGTATTTATTCGTAAAAAAGTGCTTTCGGTCAACAAAAAGGAGTAA
- a CDS encoding OmpA family protein: MKKIKFMALFMSLALVFGGCGSMNNTAKGGVIGGGSGAALGAIIGGIAGKGKGAAIGAAIGTAVGGTAGALIGRKMDKKAAEAAKIEGAQVEQITDNNGLAAVKVTFDSGILFGFNSSTLSNSAKQSLREFADILKSDPTIDIAIIGHTDKVGTQEANQKVSNNRAYAVENYLQSCGVSPSQFKEVEGVGYSQYDESLTPAQNRRVEVYMYASTQMIKNAEAGK, from the coding sequence ATGAAAAAAATTAAATTTATGGCTCTTTTCATGAGCTTGGCTCTAGTATTTGGAGGCTGCGGATCAATGAATAATACCGCTAAAGGTGGAGTAATCGGTGGTGGTTCGGGTGCTGCTCTGGGTGCAATTATCGGTGGTATTGCCGGTAAGGGTAAGGGTGCTGCCATAGGTGCTGCCATAGGTACGGCTGTAGGAGGTACCGCAGGTGCATTAATCGGTCGCAAGATGGATAAAAAAGCTGCAGAAGCTGCCAAAATTGAAGGGGCACAAGTTGAGCAAATTACCGATAATAATGGATTAGCAGCTGTTAAAGTAACATTTGACTCAGGCATTCTTTTTGGTTTCAATTCATCTACGCTAAGCAACAGTGCAAAACAATCTTTACGTGAATTTGCTGACATATTGAAAAGTGATCCCACAATAGATATCGCCATAATAGGTCATACGGATAAAGTAGGTACACAGGAAGCCAATCAAAAAGTTTCTAATAATCGTGCTTATGCAGTGGAAAACTATTTGCAATCATGTGGTGTTTCACCTTCTCAGTTCAAAGAAGTGGAAGGAGTGGGCTATTCACAATATGACGAGTCATTGACTCCTGCCCAGAATCGCCGCGTGGAAGTTTATATGTATGCCAGCACACAAATGATTAAGAATGCGGAAGCCGGCAAATAA
- the mtgA gene encoding monofunctional biosynthetic peptidoglycan transglycosylase gives MRKPANKILLIIRNLLLFFFLSTIFTVIIYRFLPVYVTPLMVIRSVQQIVSGEKPTCKHTWVSFDKISPTLPMAVIASEDNRFAEHNGFDFKEIEKAIKENETRKRKRGASTISQQTAKNVFLWPQSSWLRKGFEVYFTFLIEIFWSKERIMEVYLNSIEMGNGIYGAQAAAKYKFHTTAAKLSKEQSALIAATLPNPIRFDSAHPTPYILKRQKQIMRLMNLIPKFPPIEKDKKVTKPRKK, from the coding sequence ATGCGGAAGCCGGCAAATAAAATACTTCTCATTATACGTAATCTGTTGCTCTTTTTCTTTTTGTCAACCATATTTACGGTCATCATTTACCGGTTCCTTCCGGTATACGTTACTCCGTTGATGGTCATCAGAAGCGTGCAACAAATTGTATCGGGAGAGAAACCCACGTGCAAACACACGTGGGTTTCTTTTGATAAGATCTCCCCTACCCTTCCTATGGCGGTCATCGCTTCTGAAGATAATCGCTTTGCAGAACACAATGGATTCGATTTCAAGGAAATAGAAAAAGCAATTAAAGAAAACGAGACACGGAAGCGAAAACGAGGTGCCAGCACTATTAGTCAACAAACGGCAAAAAATGTTTTCTTGTGGCCTCAATCATCCTGGCTAAGAAAAGGATTTGAGGTCTATTTTACCTTCTTAATAGAAATCTTTTGGTCCAAAGAACGGATCATGGAAGTCTATCTTAACTCTATTGAAATGGGAAACGGCATCTATGGAGCACAAGCTGCAGCTAAATATAAGTTTCATACTACTGCAGCTAAATTGAGCAAGGAACAGTCCGCTCTTATTGCTGCCACACTGCCAAATCCGATACGTTTCGACTCTGCACATCCTACACCTTATATTCTGAAAAGGCAAAAACAAATAATGCGCTTAATGAATTTAATCCCTAAATTTCCACCCATTGAAAAAGACAAGAAAGTCACCAAACCACGAAAAAAATAA
- a CDS encoding DUF5103 domain-containing protein produces the protein MIKYFSLLSLLLYLSGEMYAQRTEVYAPHIQTVQVIANDNYLAPPIITLGRGENIEISFDELSHEYHRYQYVISHCNIDWTPSDLSELDYLDGFNNNPIDDYETSINTTMPYTHYKFRLPNNQVRMTLSGNYTVTVYDDSDSDTPIFKTCFRVLEQHVGISAVVSSDTEIDRNKSHQQVSFNIQHKGYVIRNPQQEIKIQVMQNGRVDNMVSNISPTYVGPDELRYTHNRALIFPAGNEYRRFEIVSTRFTNLGVESLQFHDPYYHATLFTSEPRIRNYTYDEDQNGHFLVRYDDATDNDIEADYFFVHFTLPWDKPFQGGNLYLEGEFTYDTFNQQSEMKYNEETSSYESVQLLKQGAYNYLYLYVPDGSTKGETGPVEGNFYETENEYLILVYSRPFGERYDKLIGMKLVRYRP, from the coding sequence ATGATAAAATACTTTTCACTTCTGTCTCTTCTCCTCTATCTGTCAGGCGAAATGTATGCTCAACGTACCGAAGTCTATGCACCCCATATACAAACCGTACAAGTAATAGCAAATGATAATTATCTGGCTCCTCCAATCATCACTTTAGGACGGGGAGAAAATATTGAAATCTCCTTCGATGAATTGTCACATGAATATCACCGATATCAATATGTGATTTCTCATTGCAATATAGATTGGACTCCTTCTGATTTGTCCGAATTAGATTATCTCGATGGATTTAACAACAATCCGATCGATGATTACGAAACATCGATTAATACTACAATGCCATACACACATTATAAATTCAGATTACCAAACAATCAAGTGCGTATGACACTGTCCGGGAACTATACAGTTACCGTTTATGATGACTCGGATAGCGATACGCCAATATTTAAAACATGCTTTCGCGTATTGGAACAACATGTCGGTATATCTGCAGTAGTAAGCAGCGATACAGAAATAGACAGAAACAAAAGTCATCAACAGGTCAGCTTCAATATTCAGCATAAAGGATATGTGATTCGTAATCCGCAACAGGAGATCAAAATACAGGTAATGCAGAACGGACGAGTCGATAATATGGTCTCTAATATCTCTCCAACATATGTAGGACCAGATGAATTACGATATACACATAATCGTGCATTAATTTTTCCAGCAGGAAATGAATATCGGAGATTTGAAATAGTAAGCACACGTTTTACCAATTTAGGAGTGGAAAGTTTACAATTTCATGATCCCTATTATCATGCAACTCTCTTTACCAGCGAACCACGTATTCGGAATTACACATATGACGAAGACCAAAACGGACACTTCCTGGTACGGTATGATGATGCTACAGATAATGATATAGAAGCTGATTATTTCTTCGTACATTTCACCCTTCCTTGGGATAAACCTTTTCAAGGAGGCAATTTATATCTTGAAGGAGAATTCACCTATGATACATTTAATCAACAAAGTGAAATGAAGTACAATGAAGAAACCAGTTCATATGAATCCGTACAACTTCTGAAACAAGGAGCATACAATTACTTATATCTGTATGTCCCCGATGGTAGCACCAAGGGAGAAACTGGACCAGTAGAAGGGAATTTCTATGAAACCGAAAATGAATATCTGATTTTAGTTTACAGCCGACCATTCGGTGAAAGGTATGATAAGCTGATAGGAATGAAACTTGTTAGATATAGACCCTAA